The Bacteroidota bacterium genomic sequence TGTTGTTTCGATAACCGATGGACGGATAAGTCCGTTACCATAATTTTTGTCTTCTTTAAATTCCAGAGTCTTGATTAACATGTTGGACGCTGAGTATGCCTCAACTTTACGGAGGTTTTTTTTATCTTTTGTAATCCACATTTTCAGTTTGTCGTAGGTAACAGTTTTATTCTTTGCTTTCAAGTCGAGAATATACTCCTTTTCGGTTCCTTCAGCATACGAAGCGTTGTACTCGGCTGCATACTCCAACTGCATGAGGTCGGCATTATTAAACACACCGCCAATAATCGATTGTAAACTTGTGATGCGGACAGGTTTGTTTATATTGGGAACATACAACCACATATTTTCGCCCAATCTAAGTGTAGCGCGTCCTTTCTCACTCGCTGGGGTAACGTACAGCATCGCAATTTTATCTTTTCCCTTTTTCACCGTGTAGAAGGTATATTCCTTCTTTGACCCGTTTGGCTCTTCATTAATGATTTTACGGTATGCTTCGTACGACTCGGGCATGAGATTTTCATCAACCGTCTTTAACAACGCACTAGCATCTTGCGCCTGAAGATTTATGCTAAATAAAAATATTAGTATGAACATCATTTTTGTTTTCATGTTTTTTCCTCTCTATACATGTCCTAATGCATCGACCGGTTCCATTCGCGATGCTTTATATGCCGGCTGTAAGCTCGCAAAAACCGAAACAAGCATTACTATTAATGTCGTTAAAATTATTTCGCGCGTGGGAACATCTGGAGATAGCACAACGTTCATTTGCCCGAATGTAAAATTGATGCTTGATGTATTCATCAACAAAAGAACTCCTACTCCAACTATGACTCCGATAATGTTACTCAACAAGCCCATCGTAAAACCTTCTACCAAAAACATTGTAAGAATTCGGCTGGGTCGCGTACCGATAGCGGCTATCGTTCCAATTTCACTGATTCGTTCGTACACCGACATCGTCATTATGTTCAAGACACTGACTAATACAATCGATATTAAGATAAATTTTACAACAAGGATTAGCAAATCGACTATACGCGCAATGCTTGCAAACGGCGAAAGCTGCTCCCACGTGTGAACCTCTTTTTGTGTTGATTGCTTGCTAAGTGATTTTTTAAGATTCTCGGTTACTTTGCCAAGTTGATCGAACTGTTTAAGCTTGA encodes the following:
- a CDS encoding outer membrane lipoprotein-sorting protein; this encodes MKTKMMFILIFLFSINLQAQDASALLKTVDENLMPESYEAYRKIINEEPNGSKKEYTFYTVKKGKDKIAMLYVTPASEKGRATLRLGENMWLYVPNINKPVRITSLQSIIGGVFNNADLMQLEYAAEYNASYAEGTEKEYILDLKAKNKTVTYDKLKMWITKDKKNLRKVEAYSASNMLIKTLEFKEDKNYGNGLIRPSVIETTSPLYKGYRSLMVYQKIKKRQFPDEVFTQSYMGRLGDLR